One region of Limnospira fusiformis SAG 85.79 genomic DNA includes:
- a CDS encoding sensor histidine kinase produces the protein MDYLHQSIYDLLPNNLANLYLKNVNKALITQEVQVFEYEWFFDEKRHHFEARIVVSGESEVLAIIRDITQSKLAQIELQRAKDAAESANHAQSEFLASMSHELRTPLNAIIGYSELLREDAVDFGYTDFIPDLDQIRASGLHLLTIIQDILDISKLESGMMTVCLENFNIATLIKEIEALVQPLFPKNHNQLKVNCTPDVEGMYADRIKVKQVLLNLLSNAAKFTENGLVNLNVIYIGQLDTKISAYLRENLASSVLVNDEHQLQGGVAFEVIDTGIGLTTEQMTKIFEPFERADNSTTRRYEGTGLGLSISKRFCELMGGAITVASEIGEGSTFTAYFPLVMGENTFTGM, from the coding sequence TTGGATTATCTACACCAGAGTATTTATGATTTATTGCCGAATAATTTGGCTAATCTTTATCTAAAAAATGTCAATAAAGCTCTAATTACTCAGGAAGTACAAGTATTTGAATATGAATGGTTTTTTGATGAAAAACGCCATCATTTTGAAGCCAGAATTGTCGTGAGTGGAGAAAGTGAAGTTTTGGCAATCATCCGTGATATTACCCAAAGTAAATTAGCTCAAATTGAATTACAACGAGCTAAAGATGCTGCCGAAAGCGCCAACCATGCTCAAAGTGAATTTCTAGCCAGCATGAGTCATGAACTGCGTACACCGTTAAATGCCATTATTGGTTATAGCGAACTTTTGCGAGAAGATGCTGTGGATTTTGGCTATACAGATTTTATTCCCGACCTGGATCAAATTCGAGCATCAGGACTGCATCTGTTAACTATTATTCAAGATATTTTAGATATTTCCAAATTAGAATCAGGGATGATGACGGTTTGCTTAGAAAACTTTAATATTGCCACCTTAATCAAAGAAATCGAAGCACTGGTGCAGCCATTATTCCCCAAAAATCATAACCAACTTAAAGTCAACTGTACCCCTGATGTTGAGGGAATGTATGCCGATCGCATCAAAGTCAAACAAGTATTGCTTAACCTTCTGAGTAACGCCGCCAAATTCACAGAAAATGGCTTGGTCAACTTAAATGTGATTTATATAGGTCAGCTTGACACCAAAATCTCGGCCTACCTGCGGGAAAATTTAGCCTCATCAGTCTTAGTGAATGACGAACACCAATTACAAGGTGGGGTGGCTTTTGAGGTCATCGATACGGGAATTGGCTTGACCACAGAACAGATGACCAAAATCTTTGAACCCTTCGAGCGAGCGGATAACTCCACCACCCGCCGCTACGAAGGAACCGGGTTAGGACTATCAATCAGCAAAAGATTTTGTGAGTTAATGGGAGGAGCCATCACCGTGGCCAGTGAAATCGGCGAAGGGTCAACCTTTACGGCATATTTCCCCCTAGTTATGGGTGAAAACACATTTACGGGAATGTGA
- a CDS encoding Uma2 family endonuclease, with translation MMVQTPIPPHILYPDSDGKPMAENTLQYGWIVRLVSNLKQLLKSQVAFVAGDLLWYPVQVERPPAPRQAPDAMVVLGRPDGARGSYKQWEEDNIPPQVVFEILSPSNTMSEMAAKQQFYQQYGVLEMYFYNPQSHNFWGFQRATPEDSLVLITPLDFPWTSPLLNIRFELFDDGLAVYHPNGELFKEPGDLFDERDRAQQERNEAKQERDRAQQERNEAQQQRDRAFAKLRELGIDPETL, from the coding sequence ATGATGGTTCAAACTCCTATCCCCCCTCATATCCTCTACCCCGACTCTGATGGTAAACCGATGGCGGAAAATACCCTCCAGTATGGCTGGATTGTGCGGCTAGTGAGCAACCTTAAACAACTTCTCAAGTCACAGGTAGCTTTTGTGGCGGGGGATTTACTCTGGTATCCCGTCCAGGTAGAACGTCCCCCCGCTCCCAGACAAGCCCCTGATGCGATGGTGGTGTTAGGTCGTCCTGATGGCGCGCGCGGTAGTTATAAACAGTGGGAAGAAGACAACATTCCGCCGCAAGTGGTGTTTGAAATCCTCTCTCCCAGTAACACCATGAGCGAAATGGCCGCCAAACAACAATTTTATCAACAGTATGGCGTGCTGGAGATGTATTTTTATAATCCCCAATCCCATAATTTTTGGGGTTTTCAACGGGCTACCCCCGAAGATAGCTTGGTGTTAATTACCCCCCTAGATTTCCCCTGGACTTCTCCACTGTTGAACATTCGCTTTGAGCTGTTTGATGATGGTTTAGCAGTGTATCACCCTAATGGGGAATTGTTCAAAGAACCGGGGGATTTGTTTGATGAACGCGATCGCGCACAACAAGAACGCAATGAGGCAAAACAAGAACGCGATCGCGCACAACAAGAACGCAATGAGGCACAACAACAACGCGATCGCGCCTTTGCGAAACTCCGGGAATTGGGTATCGATCCAGAAACCCTCTGA
- a CDS encoding HAMP domain-containing protein yields the protein MGKFQGKRVSLVQKLTIAMTRLVIIVVTSVTWLSLQLQQHSFKQELEQQANILLETISIASAEPLEVSDVQFLTRLMEQLGTAQILVSGHIYQAEGRVIADVYNSEIFTNDIDLKPGVVELLKTSETLLNWQYDNQQLLGVKAVTFNGKIVGAVSVGLSTQPLENKMATVRNQGLIIAMIAAIAGACLASIISRSITEPLKQMTAATKELAAGDLELKIDLQSQDELQVLADSFNKMTKQLRDLVESKEQLITSLELRAEALRKSEVKNRALLNAIPDLMLRFNQEGLVLDFQASRRIN from the coding sequence ATGGGAAAGTTTCAGGGTAAACGAGTTTCGCTAGTCCAAAAACTCACTATAGCCATGACCCGGTTAGTCATCATAGTAGTAACCAGCGTCACTTGGCTTTCCCTTCAGCTTCAGCAACACAGTTTTAAACAAGAACTAGAACAACAGGCTAATATATTACTAGAAACCATCTCCATTGCGTCCGCTGAACCTTTGGAAGTTTCTGATGTTCAGTTTCTCACCCGACTAATGGAGCAACTAGGAACTGCTCAAATTTTAGTTTCCGGTCATATCTATCAAGCCGAAGGTAGGGTAATTGCAGATGTCTATAACTCGGAGATTTTTACCAATGATATCGACCTGAAACCTGGGGTTGTGGAGTTACTGAAAACCTCAGAAACCCTGTTGAATTGGCAGTATGACAATCAACAACTATTGGGAGTAAAAGCCGTTACCTTCAACGGTAAAATCGTGGGTGCTGTCAGTGTCGGACTCTCGACGCAACCCTTAGAAAATAAAATGGCAACCGTCCGCAATCAGGGTTTAATTATTGCTATGATTGCCGCCATTGCTGGAGCTTGTCTCGCCTCGATAATTAGCCGTTCAATTACTGAACCCCTTAAACAAATGACCGCCGCCACCAAAGAATTAGCCGCCGGAGATTTAGAGTTAAAAATCGACTTACAAAGCCAAGATGAACTTCAGGTTTTAGCGGATTCTTTTAACAAAATGACTAAACAATTGCGAGATTTAGTCGAAAGCAAGGAACAACTAATCACCAGCTTAGAACTACGAGCGGAAGCACTCCGAAAAAGTGAGGTTAAAAACAGAGCATTGCTTAATGCTATCCCCGATTTAATGCTAAGATTTAATCAAGAGGGTCTGGTTTTAGACTTTCAAGCATCTAGGCGAATTAATTAA
- the argJ gene encoding bifunctional ornithine acetyltransferase/N-acetylglutamate synthase: MSEWQKIDGGITAPKGYKASGITAGLKPSGAPDLALIISDVEAIAAGVFTTSQVRAACVDYCRQKLEAKPSVRAILCNSGQANAGTGQQGWEDAQDSAKALAAALNIDPDSILLASTGVIGKRIKMEELIAAIPQLVSEVSENGGTAAAGAIMTTDLVMKSIALETQFGDRPVRIGGIAKGSGMIHPNMATMLAFVTCDAAVSPPLWQEMLTRAANRSFNQITVDGDTSTNDTLIALANGQSRTPAITGPGPDADKLEAMLTAVCEHLAKAIARDGEGATCLIEVQVTGAPTEAAAAMVAKTIVGSSLLKAAIFGCDPNWGRIAAAAGRAGVRFDQDKLEISLGEFQLMKNGQPLAFDAAAASNYLKLAKTAAYLQEDTVLIKVKIGDEPGSSKAWGCDLSYDYVKINAEYTT; this comes from the coding sequence ATGTCAGAGTGGCAAAAGATTGATGGTGGCATCACCGCACCCAAGGGATATAAAGCCAGTGGAATCACCGCCGGGCTCAAACCTTCTGGAGCGCCAGACTTAGCGTTGATTATATCAGATGTAGAGGCGATCGCAGCGGGGGTATTTACGACATCCCAAGTGCGCGCCGCCTGTGTAGATTATTGTCGGCAAAAGTTAGAAGCGAAACCCAGTGTGCGGGCGATTTTATGTAATTCCGGTCAAGCCAACGCCGGGACAGGACAGCAGGGGTGGGAAGATGCCCAAGATAGTGCGAAAGCCTTGGCGGCGGCGTTAAATATTGATCCAGATTCGATTTTACTAGCTTCCACCGGAGTCATCGGTAAACGGATTAAAATGGAGGAACTCATAGCAGCCATTCCCCAATTAGTGTCTGAGGTTTCCGAAAACGGCGGGACAGCGGCAGCCGGGGCAATTATGACGACGGATTTGGTGATGAAATCCATTGCTTTAGAAACTCAATTTGGCGATCGCCCGGTGCGGATTGGTGGCATTGCCAAAGGTTCGGGGATGATTCATCCTAATATGGCAACAATGCTGGCTTTTGTCACCTGTGATGCTGCGGTTTCTCCTCCTCTGTGGCAAGAAATGCTGACTAGGGCTGCCAATCGTAGTTTTAATCAAATTACAGTTGATGGGGATACTAGCACCAACGACACGCTGATTGCTTTAGCTAATGGTCAGTCCCGCACTCCGGCAATTACTGGACCCGGACCTGATGCTGATAAATTAGAAGCGATGCTGACAGCAGTTTGTGAACATTTAGCTAAGGCGATCGCCAGAGATGGAGAAGGGGCTACCTGTTTAATTGAAGTGCAGGTAACTGGCGCACCCACAGAAGCAGCGGCGGCTATGGTTGCTAAAACTATTGTTGGGTCTTCTTTATTAAAGGCGGCGATTTTCGGTTGTGACCCTAATTGGGGAAGAATTGCGGCTGCAGCCGGACGGGCTGGGGTTCGTTTTGACCAGGATAAGTTAGAGATTTCCTTGGGTGAGTTTCAACTGATGAAAAATGGTCAGCCTTTAGCTTTTGATGCAGCTGCGGCCAGTAATTATTTAAAACTGGCTAAAACTGCGGCTTATCTTCAGGAAGATACAGTGTTAATCAAGGTTAAAATTGGTGATGAGCCAGGAAGTAGTAAGGCTTGGGGATGTGACCTTAGCTATGATTATGTGAAAATTAATGCAGAATACACTACTTAA
- a CDS encoding glycoside hydrolase family 57 protein gives MSIGYLALVLHAHLPFVRHPESDYVLEEEWLFEAITETYIPLIQMFEGLKRDRIEFKMTMSLTPPLVSMLRDPLLQERYDQHLAKLQELVEKEVDHNQHNDHLVYLAKHYIEEFAEARTLWERYSGDLVTAFKQFQDSNNLEIITCGATHGYLPLMKMYPQAVHAQIQVACEHYEENFGRPPRGIWLPECAYYNGLETIVADCGLRYFLTDGHGVLYAQPRPRFGTYAPIFTETGVAVFARDHESSQQVWSSQVGYPGSPEYREFYKDLGWEAEYEYIKPYIMPNGQRKNTGIKYHKITGRDLGLADKELYDPYWAKQKVAEHAANFMFNRERQVEHLQGIMQRPPIIVSPYDAELFGHWWYEGPWFLDLLFRKTWFDQDVYAMTHLADYLQTYPTQQVCRPAQSSWGYKGFHEYWLNHTNSWIYPHLHKATERMISLACREALNELELRALNQAARELLLAQSSDWAFIISSGTMVPYAVRRTKSHLMRFNKIYEDIKIGKIDAGWLQKVETLDNIFPNINYRVYRPVM, from the coding sequence ATGTCTATTGGCTATCTCGCCCTGGTACTCCATGCTCACCTACCCTTTGTCAGACACCCCGAAAGTGACTATGTATTAGAGGAAGAGTGGTTATTTGAAGCCATTACCGAAACCTATATTCCTCTGATCCAAATGTTTGAAGGGCTCAAACGTGATCGCATTGAATTCAAAATGACCATGAGCCTGACCCCCCCTCTGGTGTCCATGCTCCGCGATCCGCTTTTGCAAGAACGCTACGACCAACACTTAGCCAAACTACAGGAATTGGTCGAGAAAGAAGTTGACCACAACCAACACAATGACCATCTAGTTTATCTAGCCAAACATTATATTGAAGAATTTGCCGAAGCCCGTACCCTCTGGGAAAGATATAGCGGGGATTTAGTTACAGCCTTTAAGCAATTCCAAGACAGCAACAACCTAGAGATTATCACCTGTGGAGCCACCCACGGCTATCTACCCCTAATGAAAATGTACCCCCAAGCGGTACACGCCCAAATCCAAGTCGCCTGCGAACACTACGAAGAAAACTTTGGTCGCCCCCCTAGAGGTATCTGGCTGCCAGAATGCGCCTATTATAATGGTTTGGAAACGATTGTAGCCGACTGTGGTTTACGCTACTTTCTCACCGATGGCCATGGGGTACTCTATGCCCAACCCCGTCCCCGATTTGGTACCTATGCCCCCATTTTTACGGAAACCGGAGTCGCCGTTTTTGCTCGCGACCATGAATCATCCCAGCAGGTCTGGTCTTCCCAGGTGGGATATCCCGGCTCTCCCGAATATAGAGAGTTTTATAAAGATTTAGGTTGGGAAGCTGAATATGAATATATTAAACCCTATATCATGCCCAACGGTCAACGGAAAAATACGGGCATCAAATATCACAAAATTACTGGGCGCGACTTAGGACTAGCAGATAAAGAACTCTATGACCCCTATTGGGCTAAACAAAAAGTCGCGGAACACGCTGCCAATTTTATGTTTAACCGAGAGCGCCAGGTTGAACACCTACAGGGGATTATGCAGCGCCCCCCCATTATTGTCTCTCCCTATGATGCGGAACTTTTCGGACACTGGTGGTATGAAGGACCTTGGTTCCTAGATCTTCTGTTCCGCAAGACTTGGTTTGATCAAGATGTTTACGCGATGACCCATCTAGCTGATTATTTACAGACTTACCCCACCCAGCAGGTCTGTCGTCCGGCTCAGTCGAGTTGGGGTTATAAGGGATTTCATGAATATTGGCTTAACCATACTAACTCCTGGATATATCCCCATTTACATAAAGCGACAGAGCGCATGATTTCCCTCGCTTGTCGAGAAGCGCTTAATGAGTTGGAACTGCGGGCTCTCAATCAGGCGGCGCGGGAATTGCTGCTGGCTCAATCCTCTGACTGGGCTTTTATTATCAGTTCTGGGACTATGGTTCCCTATGCTGTGCGCCGCACTAAATCCCATCTCATGCGCTTTAACAAGATTTATGAGGATATCAAGATCGGTAAAATTGATGCGGGATGGCTCCAAAAGGTGGAAACTCTCGATAATATCTTCCCCAACATTAACTATCGGGTCTATCGACCTGTGATGTAG
- a CDS encoding Uma2 family endonuclease has protein sequence MMVQTPIPPHILYPDSDGKPMAENTLQYGWIVRLVSNLKQLLKSQVAFVAGDLLWYPVQVERPPAPRQAPDAMVVLGRPDGARGSYKQWEEDNIPPQVVFEILSPSNTMSEMAAKQQFYQQYGVLEMYFYNPQSHNFWGFQRATPEDSLVLITPLDFPWTSPLLNIRFELFDDGLAVYHPNGELFKEPGDLFDERDRAQQERNEAQQERDKAKQERDRALAKLRELGIDPETL, from the coding sequence ATGATGGTTCAAACTCCTATCCCCCCTCATATCCTCTACCCCGACTCTGATGGTAAACCGATGGCGGAAAATACCCTCCAGTATGGCTGGATTGTGCGGCTAGTCAGCAACCTTAAACAACTTCTCAAGTCACAAGTGGCTTTTGTGGCGGGGGATTTACTCTGGTATCCCGTCCAGGTAGAACGTCCCCCCGCTCCCAGACAAGCCCCTGATGCGATGGTGGTGTTAGGTCGTCCTGATGGCGCGCGCGGTAGTTATAAACAGTGGGAAGAAGACAACATTCCGCCGCAAGTGGTGTTTGAGATCCTCTCTCCCAGTAACACCATGAGCGAAATGGCTGCCAAACAACAATTTTATCAACAGTATGGCGTGCTGGAGATGTATTTTTATAATCCCCAATCCCATAATTTTTGGGGTTTTCAACGGGCTACCCCCGAAGATAGCTTGGTGTTAATTACCCCCCTAGATTTCCCCTGGACTTCTCCACTGTTGAACATTCGCTTTGAGCTGTTTGATGATGGTTTAGCAGTGTATCACCCTAATGGGGAATTGTTCAAAGAACCGGGGGATTTGTTTGATGAACGCGATCGCGCACAACAAGAACGCAATGAGGCACAACAAGAACGGGATAAGGCAAAACAAGAACGCGATCGCGCCTTGGCGAAACTCCGGGAATTGGGTATCGATCCAGAAACCCTGTGA